A single region of the Gilliamella apis genome encodes:
- the parC gene encoding DNA topoisomerase IV subunit A, giving the protein MSEITHDGVEVQSLRTFTESAYLNYSMYVIMDRALPFIGDGLKPVQRRIVYAMSELGLNAQAKFKKSARTVGDVLGKYHPHGDSACYEAMVLMAQPFSYRYPLVDGQGNWGAPDDPKSFAAMRYTESRLSKYAELLLGELGQGTVDYTPNFDGTLQEPKMLPARLPNILLNGTTGIAVGMATDIPPHNIREVANAAIMLADNPKATLSEVMDHIKGPDFPTEAEIITSPEDIAKIYKTGRGSIRMRAVWKKEDGDIVITDLPHQVSGAKILEQIASQMRAKKLPLIEDLRDESDHENPTRLVIVPRSNRVDLEQVMNHLFATTDLEKSYRVNMNMIGLDNRPSVKGLVEILTEWLEYRRITVTRRLNYRLDKILKRLHILDGLLIAFLNIDEVIEIIRHEDDPKAELIQRFALSETQAEAILELKLRHLAKLEEIRIKGEQAELAKERDQLQALLASPRKLSNLIKKELQADAEKYGDERRSPIVERSEAKAITEQELIPSEPVTIVLSEMGWVRAAKGHDIDPVGLSYKAGDSFKTAAKGKSNQPVVFIDSTGRSYAIEPSTLPSARGQGEPLTGKLALPAGATIEHVLMSGNEQQKFLLASSAGYGFICQFNDLIARNRNGKAVINLSKDADVLAPIEILSEESLLLSITKAGRMLIFPVKDLPELSKGKGNKIISLSGSDDSLAYMMLITPETSITLYVGKRKLTLYPADLQKFRAERARKGTSLPRGLQKIDRIEVNE; this is encoded by the coding sequence ATGAGTGAAATAACTCATGACGGAGTAGAAGTTCAGTCGCTACGAACATTTACCGAGAGCGCCTATTTAAACTACTCAATGTATGTCATTATGGATCGCGCATTGCCGTTTATTGGCGATGGCTTAAAACCAGTACAACGTCGCATTGTTTATGCAATGTCAGAATTAGGGCTAAATGCTCAAGCAAAATTTAAAAAATCAGCCCGTACTGTCGGTGACGTTTTAGGTAAATACCATCCTCATGGTGATAGTGCCTGTTATGAAGCAATGGTATTAATGGCGCAACCGTTTTCTTATCGATATCCATTAGTTGATGGGCAAGGAAACTGGGGGGCACCCGATGATCCGAAATCATTTGCTGCAATGCGTTATACCGAATCACGTCTATCAAAATATGCCGAATTATTGTTAGGTGAGTTAGGACAAGGCACTGTTGACTATACGCCAAATTTTGATGGTACATTACAAGAGCCAAAAATGTTGCCAGCTCGATTGCCGAATATCTTATTAAACGGTACTACCGGTATTGCGGTAGGTATGGCAACCGATATTCCACCACATAACATTCGTGAAGTGGCGAATGCAGCTATTATGTTAGCTGATAATCCAAAAGCAACACTTAGCGAAGTGATGGATCACATAAAAGGCCCTGACTTCCCAACAGAAGCTGAGATTATTACCTCTCCGGAAGATATCGCCAAAATTTATAAAACTGGCCGTGGCTCAATACGTATGCGAGCAGTTTGGAAAAAAGAAGATGGCGACATTGTTATTACTGATCTGCCACATCAAGTTTCTGGTGCTAAAATTTTAGAGCAAATTGCTAGCCAAATGCGCGCTAAAAAACTACCGTTAATTGAAGACTTACGTGACGAATCCGATCACGAAAATCCGACTCGTCTGGTTATTGTGCCACGTTCTAATCGTGTAGATCTAGAGCAAGTAATGAATCATCTATTTGCCACTACTGATCTAGAAAAAAGCTATCGTGTTAATATGAACATGATTGGACTAGATAATCGTCCATCTGTTAAAGGATTGGTTGAAATCCTAACTGAATGGTTAGAATATCGACGCATTACCGTAACCCGTCGCTTAAATTATCGCTTAGATAAAATACTAAAAAGACTACATATTTTAGATGGTTTATTAATTGCCTTCCTAAATATTGATGAAGTAATTGAAATCATTCGTCATGAAGATGACCCAAAAGCAGAATTAATTCAGAGATTTGCCTTAAGCGAAACACAAGCTGAAGCTATCTTAGAATTAAAACTCCGCCATTTAGCTAAACTAGAAGAAATTCGTATCAAAGGTGAACAAGCCGAACTGGCTAAAGAGCGAGATCAACTGCAAGCATTATTAGCTTCACCAAGAAAGTTAAGTAATTTAATCAAAAAAGAGCTACAAGCTGATGCTGAAAAATATGGTGATGAACGTCGTTCACCAATTGTCGAACGCAGTGAAGCCAAAGCAATTACTGAACAAGAGTTAATCCCTTCTGAACCAGTTACAATCGTATTATCAGAAATGGGTTGGGTCAGAGCTGCTAAAGGCCATGATATCGATCCTGTAGGATTAAGTTATAAAGCAGGTGATAGTTTTAAAACCGCAGCAAAAGGTAAAAGTAATCAACCAGTGGTATTTATCGATTCAACTGGTCGCAGTTACGCTATTGAGCCAAGTACATTACCATCAGCTAGAGGACAAGGCGAACCTCTTACTGGTAAACTGGCATTACCAGCTGGAGCAACCATTGAACATGTATTGATGTCAGGCAATGAACAACAAAAATTCTTACTTGCATCGAGTGCTGGATACGGTTTTATCTGTCAATTTAATGATTTAATTGCCCGCAACCGTAATGGTAAAGCAGTGATTAATTTATCTAAAGATGCAGATGTATTAGCACCAATAGAGATTTTATCAGAAGAAAGCTTGCTGTTATCAATTACTAAAGCAGGAAGAATGCTGATATTCCCAGTAAAAGATTTACCAGAATTATCTAAAGGTAAAGGCAATAAAATTATTTCACTCTCTGGTAGCGATGATAGCCTAGCTTATATGATGTTGATAACACCAGAAACATCTATAACTCTATATGTTGGTAAACGCAAACTTACACTTTATCCAGCTGATTTACAAAAATTTAGAGCGGAGCGTGCTCGTAAAGGCACATCATTACCACGTGGATTGCAAAAAATAGATCGAATTGAGGTAAACGAATAA
- the parE gene encoding DNA topoisomerase IV subunit B: protein MSQSTYNAVDIEVLKGLDPVRHRPGMYTDTARPNHLGQEVIDNSVDEAIAGHARQVKVTLYEDNSLEVIDDGRGMPVDIHPEEGVPAIELLLCRLHAGGKFSNKNYQFSGGLHGVGISVVNALSKRVEVTVNRDGQVYQIAFENGDKVEDLHVIGTCGRRNTGTKVRFWPDEKYFDSPRFSVPRLTHLLKAKAVLCPGLEIIFKDKINSTEQRWCYQDGLKDYLIESVSGYTLLPEQPFTGSHTGETEAVEWALLWLPEGGELLTESYVNLIPTVQGGTHVNGLRQGLLDAMREFCEFRNLLPRGLKLTADDIWERCAYVLSVKMQEPQFAGQTKERLSSRQSAAFVSAIVKDAFSLWLNQNVQIAELLAEMVISSAQKRLRASKKVIRKKLTSGPALPGKLADCSSQDLSRTELFLVEGDSAGGSAKQARDREYQAIMPLKGKILNTWEVSSDEVLGSQEIHDISVAIGIDPDSDDLSQLRYGKICILADADSDGLHIATLLCALFVRHFRAMVEHGHIFVAMPPLYRIDLGKEVHYALDEEEKEGILDQLKRKKGKPNVQRFKGLGEMNPLQLRETTMDPNTRRLVQLSLDNAEETMALMDMLLAKKRAEDRREWLQEKGDQVELDV from the coding sequence ATGTCACAATCCACTTATAATGCAGTTGATATTGAGGTCTTAAAAGGGCTCGATCCTGTTCGTCATCGTCCTGGAATGTATACTGACACAGCTCGCCCCAATCATTTAGGGCAAGAGGTGATTGATAATAGTGTCGATGAGGCTATTGCTGGCCATGCTCGCCAAGTGAAAGTAACCCTTTATGAAGACAATTCACTTGAGGTTATTGATGATGGTCGAGGTATGCCTGTTGATATCCATCCTGAAGAAGGCGTACCGGCTATTGAACTATTACTTTGTCGCTTACATGCTGGTGGTAAGTTCTCCAACAAAAACTATCAATTTTCTGGTGGTTTACATGGGGTGGGTATCTCTGTTGTCAATGCCTTATCCAAACGCGTAGAAGTCACCGTAAACCGTGATGGACAAGTTTACCAAATCGCCTTTGAAAATGGTGATAAAGTTGAAGATTTACATGTAATTGGCACCTGTGGCCGACGAAATACTGGTACAAAAGTACGTTTTTGGCCGGATGAAAAATATTTTGATTCACCTCGCTTCTCAGTACCTCGCCTAACTCATTTGCTTAAAGCGAAAGCTGTACTTTGCCCGGGACTGGAAATCATTTTTAAAGACAAAATTAACAGTACTGAGCAACGCTGGTGTTATCAAGACGGTTTAAAAGATTATCTGATAGAGTCAGTTAGTGGTTACACACTATTACCGGAACAACCATTTACTGGTAGCCATACAGGTGAAACAGAAGCGGTTGAATGGGCATTACTTTGGTTACCAGAAGGTGGTGAATTATTAACTGAAAGTTACGTTAACTTAATTCCTACTGTGCAAGGTGGCACCCATGTCAACGGTTTACGTCAAGGATTACTTGATGCCATGCGTGAATTTTGTGAGTTTCGTAATTTATTACCGCGTGGTTTAAAATTAACCGCCGATGATATTTGGGAACGCTGTGCCTATGTGTTATCAGTAAAAATGCAAGAACCGCAATTTGCCGGTCAGACCAAAGAACGTTTATCATCAAGACAAAGTGCAGCTTTTGTTTCAGCTATTGTTAAAGATGCATTTAGCCTGTGGTTGAATCAAAATGTACAAATTGCCGAATTACTTGCTGAGATGGTAATTTCCAGTGCTCAAAAACGCTTAAGAGCATCCAAAAAAGTCATCCGTAAAAAACTAACCAGTGGTCCAGCTTTACCGGGTAAATTGGCCGATTGTTCGTCACAAGATTTAAGTCGTACTGAACTATTTTTAGTCGAAGGTGATTCTGCAGGCGGGTCAGCTAAACAGGCTCGCGATCGTGAATATCAAGCAATTATGCCGTTGAAAGGTAAAATATTAAATACTTGGGAAGTCTCATCTGACGAAGTATTAGGATCGCAAGAAATTCATGATATTTCAGTAGCTATTGGTATTGATCCTGATAGTGATGATTTAAGTCAATTACGCTACGGTAAAATCTGTATTTTAGCCGATGCTGACTCAGATGGATTGCATATTGCCACGTTACTGTGCGCACTATTTGTTCGTCACTTTCGAGCCATGGTTGAACATGGACATATTTTTGTCGCCATGCCACCACTGTATCGTATCGATTTAGGCAAAGAAGTTCATTACGCCCTTGATGAAGAAGAAAAAGAAGGGATTTTAGATCAGCTTAAACGTAAAAAAGGTAAGCCAAATGTTCAACGTTTCAAAGGGTTGGGTGAAATGAATCCATTACAACTTCGCGAAACCACAATGGATCCTAACACCCGTAGATTAGTTCAGTTATCACTAGATAATGCCGAAGAAACAATGGCATTAATGGATATGTTACTGGCGAAAAAACGTGCCGAAGATCGCCGAGAATGGTTACAAGAAAAAGGAGACCAAGTTGAACTTGATGTCTAA